Below is a genomic region from Rosa chinensis cultivar Old Blush chromosome 5, RchiOBHm-V2, whole genome shotgun sequence.
TTTGCCATTTCAAAAGAAGTTTGGTTGCACCTTGTTCTTTTGTCTTTGTAACGTCGCAAACTGTTACAGTTGGGGGAACAGGAACCAGTCTAAGTTTCCATGCTAGAATGACTCCAAAGCttgatcctcctcctcctctgataGCCCAAAAGAGCTCTTCTCCCATGGACTTTCTGTCTAGAATTCTGCCGTTAACATCTACAATTCTAGCATCAATGACATTGTCGGATGCTAGACCATATTTTCTGACTATGGCTCCAACTCCACCCCCACTGATGTGTCCCCCAACACCGACGGTGGGACAAGTCCCTGCTGGAAAGCCATAGACTCTACTCTTCTGTGCGATGTTGTAGTACAACTCTCCGAGAGTAGCGCCTGATTTGACCCAAGCACTCTCATTCTTTATATCAACATCGATGGAACGGAGATTGAAAAGATCAATAATGATGAAAGGAGCTCTGGATACATAAGATAGGCCCTCGTAATCATGCCCCCCGCTTCGGATTCTTATTTGTATGCCACTTTTCTTGGAGCAAATTACAGCTGCTTGAACCTGAGATTCATCAAAAGGAGTAATGATGGCCTCTGGTTTTGGTGTGGAATTGTTCAAGAATCTGAAGTTGTGTATGGAAAAATCTAAGACTGAGGGATAAGCAGAACTGGTTCTGGTGAGAATGATTTCATTACTGGAGTTAGAGTCCTGTATGTGGGAGGAAAAGCATTGAACAAAGCTTTCAGAATTTGATGTTGAAGTTGTGGACCAAACTGAGTTGAGAAGGATGAAAAGTAGGGAAAACAGTTTTACATGAAAGGTCTCCATATTCATTTCCGGAAATGAATATCCTCTGGATGAATATGTGAACCGCTCTGAGCTCACGTTTATCTGATTATGTGGTGCTACGAACTCGAAGAACTTTCATCCATATGAAGTCCGCTGAAGACAAGTCAATGACGTCCAATTAATGCTTCTGTATGTTTTCTGTCCCACTCGGTGGAAAAATCCACAAGTCAGTTTTCAACAATTTACACTACGTGAGAGAATGCAATACCAAAAAGAATATTATAAAAGTTTAGACTAAAGTATGAGATTGCATAAAGACCGAAAGATAAGTCCTATACGATTTACAGTACTTTTCATAAGAAGTTGTTCAATTAATTGGAATGTGAATTATGAATTATCTCATCGTTGAAATCTAATCCATGGTGCTTTCATCAGTATTCAAATGAGAAttaatatttcttttttctagtTCTTGCATGATTGCTTTCAATGTTATTATTATTCACTAATATATAGGTAATGGAAAATGAAATACAAGACTTGTGAAAGTTGCGAAGATTAAAAGTCAACGTGAGTATTTGATTATGTACATACCTTAATCTTATGTTATTCTTGtctaaataaacaagaaaaccaTCTAGAGCACAACTCCTTTTGGATTGGCATATGGTTAAGCTTATTTATTGGTTGAGGCAGCCATGGCCAAATTATATCATCTGGCTCTTCTGCACATTGGTGGATCAAAATGCTGTGAAGAACAGTAAACAATTGAAACCTTGTTCTTCTTTTGGCCTGTTTATTGTTTTATTCTTTCGGCCAATCCAATCAATTTATTTGGACAGTCTATTTTCGGGAACACAGGAATGCTTTGTTCATTTCTAAAGAAGTTACAAGGATCAATGACTTGAATTATAAACTCtagcaagcgtacgaatcgtgtcaagtaagggaaatatttggaccttagtttatcgtacctTGGGGATTATGTGTTGGACCTAATCAAGATAATTAGCGGTATgatactaaaagcacacaagaaaaatataaagtaaaataaaaactataaacaatcaaggcatcAAGTCTTGACAATGCTCAGCTTAACTCTcaccaagcctattcaaagccacAAACTTGTAGCCTCAAGATGGGTATACACAAATGAGTTGATGGATTCAATGTTTGAGAAttgatttgaacttaacaaaaagtaataaagtGTAAAGCTATTactaaaaatgcaaagaaattaataaaagtgtaaacaaTATGAATGAGAATGCCAGGTGCTAAGGAGGTTCTTTCACgtaaatctcatgtgtcggaagctaatctaatgtagatgcaaatttcctcctttggcggtagtcgtatccaaggcggttcaaggttCAAGGACCAAAATTCTCTTTCAttgtattcctactccggttcaagggtcgtaggaactcacttgacatgaattagagccgatTCAaggggtcactaattcacatcaagaggcctagagatcgaggaattaaaATATTAAGCGACCCGCCAGCGCAATCacacaacgggtgtaaatcgcCATGCTTATAACCACTCAAAtatgaaattgaaggtttctagcttaggaattagaagAGGTTAAGcccctaactccatcctagacatgctcaaaatacacaccctagagttgactaggctcctagacatgcattttaatccAACAAAAATCgatataaacatccatcataAAAAAATTGtatcattacattaaaataagcaTATTTTACACAAGTTTTGGACTAGGGtacacaaccctagcccccagCAATAAAACTATTCACTACCATCATTAAACTAACATCAATATACATAATTTAAAGAGgaaaaagtgaagagaagtaaggagtaacaagaacaaaccacaaattgctatagagcaattatagctagccttgatttatggctccccacttttacccaaatttaattgtGATAAAGCTATTGATGCTTGGGCTTCTCCTTTTGAATTCTTGAAAAATTGATGAAGTTGGTGGCGGAGTAGTCAAAATAAaagaagggtttttgtccatttacccaatttctagagatttttttcccactaaccccattaagtttttttaattccctctttaCCCAATacaagctcgtgagcgggaagctcaagggttgccgcaaaggcgtgagcgggaagttCAGGGGTGCctcgaaggcgtgagcggaagctcttgagcgggaagctcaggggttgccgcgaaggtttgagcgggaagctcgaaggtgtcgcgaaggcgtgagcggaagctcgaagGTGCCGGGAATatgtgagcggaagctcgtgagagggaagctcaggggtgcgTCAGCGCGGAGCTCgtaggtgatgccctgaggtaAGAGTGTGAAAGTTCGGTGGTGCCGTTGAGGCAAGAGCGCGAcagttgctaattatgctaggCTGTAtatacaagtccccgaagtccctgATCAAGGAGGGTTTTCAGctgggttgataccaaagcgtggcTTTGTGCCGTATTGCGAGCATAATTAGTGGAGGTGCATCGTCCATCTAGAAATCTAGAATTGGTCGAAGCGAATGCtgatgccctttcgggtgggcccctgctaggccctccaagaagtcccccactcctggctttagacctccgtatggtcgaaaaattgtttgatgaggggagctgcgttgaagcagtgggtgttaggtagcgaacctaatctttgatacctaaGTGTCGGGGGTTAAATGCAGGATCAATAGCTGCCGTGGGCTACGTTAACCgatccctttactctttctcagaggagaaaagcttgactgcaatgccgtgtagcggtcattgtcatcaTGAGGCGTTgtcttaccgcttggcggttggtcgtgGACCATAGACTCGTTTAGGTCTTTTTACCGTGGGGAAAGTttgacaaaatatggtggccaagagGCTAGACAAAATATTTTACATGTAGAGTATATGTAAAGTTTTGCTtaattgtatgaacaacaaataagcatggcatagtttgtttaGCTAAGCGTTACATggttatttaattgagttggaATTAAATAAAAGCTTGACATATGTGTATatcatgtacttgtagtaaagttgctaataacattttgtatttgTTGTAAACATGCTAAGGTCATTGAGATCAATATTTAAAGCATGGAATTGGCTGTAAGGCATAGCAAGTGGTTTTTGTAAATGTacaaaatgttgtaggcatgcttaaaagtagtaAAACCATGTAAAGACATGGCAATAGCTCTAATTACAAgcgcgtaaaagataagatatagttacttatcttatgccgatttggagtaggttggaattggaatcaatacaaatacccaaatcatgttggagttgtccaagcatgacgctccattgctttGGCGGATAAAGCGTTCCGATAATGTATGTCAACTTGTAGTTGAGGCTAAATGCTCCatagaaataattgaatttccttAGAATAAAATAGGtgattaatatgtggatttgtaaaatcaacaccCATAGcctgcatatgtactttgatagaATTGTAAGCAAAGTGTATAAGTTGTCAACAGATGACCTGTTTGACTGCCTAATatacaaatttcaaatttggcaATGAAATTTGGAGAAGAATTTTTGACGAAGTTATTATATATGATTCGTTTGCTAATTAACATGTCAAATGTGTATGTGTAATAGATAACAAGATATGTCCGTAGGAGCATATACGTGAGATACAGTGGACCTGAATCAATTGGAGCCCATGGATATACATGTAGCATGAATGTCAAATATTGGCAAGTGGATTAGACAGACCATTTAAGCATGGGCCATAAGCATTTATGAGAATTTCGACTTATTCTTACTGGAAGAATAAGAGGCATGCTTGGATAGTTAGGTTCTTTGCATAAAGTGAAAGACATGAATATGTAGTATATGTGAGGTCACCGGTGACGCCCTATCAATTGCCTATAAGGTTGGTGAGCCAGGTTTTTCATATAAGCTATACAATTAAGTTGGTTTCCAGGAGAAGACAAGATAGTGACATTGATAAttgtatgtgaaagatagcaagtgtatcacgTCTTTGATATGTACGTGGGGCAATACTGTGAGCATAGCAGATATGCAATAAGGAGAACATGACATGTAGCTTTGTGAACATGCTCTGCATAATTATAATGGGCATGAACATGCTTTGATTTTATATTGTTGCAAGAAAACTTATCTTGTTTGGCGGTTTAGCTGCAAAGCGTCGGACTACCGTCGAATGGTCAGAGCAACTCGTTGAATTCCTTGAAGGAAACAAGTTGACTGTCAAGATGAAATACATGGGTGCCCATAGTAGATGGTGAGTGAGAACAATCTCCGAGAATCATGTGGTCACTGAACATGTGGATGTG
It encodes:
- the LOC112165668 gene encoding berberine bridge enzyme-like 18, which codes for MNMETFHVKLFSLLFILLNSVWSTTSTSNSESFVQCFSSHIQDSNSSNEIILTRTSSAYPSVLDFSIHNFRFLNNSTPKPEAIITPFDESQVQAAVICSKKSGIQIRIRSGGHDYEGLSYVSRAPFIIIDLFNLRSIDVDIKNESAWVKSGATLGELYYNIAQKSRVYGFPAGTCPTVGVGGHISGGGVGAIVRKYGLASDNVIDARIVDVNGRILDRKSMGEELFWAIRGGGGSSFGVILAWKLRLVPVPPTVTVCDVTKTKEQGATKLLLKWQNIADTLPEDLYLHSIVGSSNNTITIAFGSLFLGRVDKAVQVIQENFPELNLESSHCSEMSWIQSVLNSSGYSMQEPLEILLNRRQLSYYYFFKAKSDYVTEPISEAGLEGLWHILLEANTSYMILTPYGGKMSEISDSEIAFPHRKGNKYEIQYMVTWGDGKDTKKYVGFMRRLYAYMAPYVSKSPRAAYLNYRDLDLGRNSYGNTSYAQASIWGLKYFKNNFRRLVHVKTLVDPGNFFRNEQSIPVCSSGKVEDR